One window from the genome of Haladaptatus paucihalophilus DX253 encodes:
- a CDS encoding 50S ribosomal protein L22: MGISYSVDADPETTAKGMLRDRHMSHKHSKAIAREIKGKTAGDAKAYLQQVVNEERSVPFKQHNSGVGHRSDIDGWDAGRYPEKASKAFIELIDNVTANADAQGFDGESMEIMHVAAHKVGEVQGRKPRAFGRASAWNTPEVDVELILEEVDN; encoded by the coding sequence ATGGGAATCAGCTACAGCGTCGATGCCGACCCGGAGACAACCGCCAAGGGGATGCTCCGAGATCGGCACATGAGCCACAAGCACAGCAAGGCGATTGCCCGCGAGATAAAGGGCAAGACCGCCGGGGACGCGAAAGCGTACCTCCAGCAGGTCGTGAACGAAGAGCGGTCGGTGCCGTTTAAGCAGCACAACAGCGGCGTCGGCCACCGTTCGGACATCGACGGCTGGGACGCGGGTCGCTACCCCGAGAAGGCGAGCAAGGCGTTCATCGAACTCATCGATAACGTCACCGCGAACGCGGACGCCCAAGGGTTCGACGGCGAATCGATGGAGATCATGCACGTCGCCGCCCACAAGGTCGGCGAAGTGCAGGGACGAAAACCCCGTGCGTTCGGCCGCGCATCCGCGTGGAACACGCCCGAGGTCGACGTCGAACTCATCCTTGAGGAGGTCGACAACTAA
- a CDS encoding 30S ribosomal protein S19 gives MSGSDYRTGREGEFTYRGYDLDELQDMSLEEVAELLPARMRRSILRGLTVEQEKLLEKARNTTAQESANSPIRTHLRDMPVLPSFVEKTFAVYNGSDFERVRIEPEMLGHYLGEFQLTRTSVEHGQAGIGATRSSKFVPLK, from the coding sequence ATGAGCGGAAGCGATTATCGAACAGGACGCGAGGGTGAGTTCACCTATCGCGGCTACGATCTCGACGAACTGCAGGACATGAGTCTTGAGGAAGTCGCGGAACTGCTGCCCGCACGAATGCGGCGAAGCATCCTTCGCGGGTTGACCGTCGAGCAGGAGAAACTGCTCGAAAAGGCCCGGAACACGACGGCACAAGAATCGGCGAACAGCCCGATTCGGACGCACCTGCGCGACATGCCGGTGCTCCCATCGTTCGTCGAAAAGACGTTCGCCGTCTACAACGGCAGCGACTTCGAGCGCGTGCGAATCGAGCCGGAGATGTTGGGACACTACCTCGGTGAGTTCCAGCTGACCCGTACCTCCGTCGAACACGGGCAAGCGGGAATCGGTGCGACCCGCTCCTCGAAGTTCGTGCCACTCAAATAA
- a CDS encoding 50S ribosomal protein L2, translated as MGRRIQGQRRGRGGPTFRAPSHRYKAELSHKNAEDSDLVTGTVVGIEHDPARSAPVAAIEFEDGEQRLVLAPEGVGVGEEIQVGVSAEIKPGNTLPLAEIPEGVPVCNVERQPGDGGKFARASGVGANLITHDREAAIVELPSGEVRRLSPQCRATIGVVAGGGRTEKPMVKAGNKYHKMKARGTKWPNVRGVAMNAVDHPFGGGGRQHPGRPKSVSRDAPPGRKVGDIASKRTGRGGNK; from the coding sequence ATGGGACGCAGGATTCAGGGACAGCGACGTGGCCGCGGTGGACCGACCTTCCGCGCACCGTCGCACCGATACAAGGCAGAACTGAGCCACAAGAACGCCGAAGACAGCGATCTGGTCACGGGAACGGTCGTCGGTATCGAACACGACCCCGCCCGCAGTGCACCGGTCGCGGCCATCGAGTTCGAGGACGGCGAGCAGCGTCTCGTCCTCGCACCCGAAGGCGTCGGCGTCGGAGAGGAAATTCAGGTCGGCGTTTCCGCCGAAATCAAGCCGGGCAACACGCTCCCGCTCGCCGAAATCCCGGAAGGGGTTCCGGTGTGCAACGTCGAGCGCCAGCCCGGAGACGGCGGCAAGTTCGCCCGCGCATCCGGCGTCGGCGCAAACCTCATCACGCACGACCGAGAGGCCGCCATCGTCGAACTCCCGAGCGGCGAAGTCCGACGACTTTCGCCCCAGTGCCGTGCCACCATCGGCGTCGTCGCCGGTGGCGGACGGACGGAGAAGCCGATGGTCAAGGCCGGTAACAAGTATCACAAAATGAAAGCGCGCGGCACGAAGTGGCCGAACGTGCGTGGTGTGGCGATGAACGCCGTGGACCACCCGTTCGGTGGCGGTGGCCGCCAGCACCCCGGACGCCCGAAGAGTGTCTCCCGAGACGCTCCGCCGGGACGAAAGGTCGGAGACATCGCGTCCAAGCGAACCGGACGTGGAGGTAACAAATGA
- a CDS encoding 50S ribosomal protein L23 codes for MSVVEYPWVTEKAMNEMDFDNKLQFIVSLDATKPEIRDEIEDRYDVTIEKINTQVTMNGNKKATVSLSDDDDAQDVASRIGVF; via the coding sequence ATGAGCGTCGTCGAATATCCGTGGGTTACGGAGAAAGCGATGAACGAGATGGACTTCGACAACAAGCTCCAGTTCATCGTCTCGCTCGACGCGACGAAGCCGGAAATCCGCGACGAGATCGAGGACCGCTACGATGTCACCATCGAGAAGATCAACACCCAAGTCACAATGAACGGGAACAAGAAGGCGACCGTCTCGTTGTCGGACGACGACGACGCACAGGACGTCGCCTCCCGAATCGGGGTGTTCTGA
- the rpl4p gene encoding 50S ribosomal protein L4 has translation MQATVRDLNGEDADTVDLPDVFDTTVRTDLIKRAVLAAQANRKQDYGTDPHAGMRTSAESPGSGRGMAHIPRTNGRAARVPSAVGGRPAHPPKAEKDRSLSINKKERKLAVRSAIAATADAELVAERGHDFDEETELPLVVSDDFEDLVKTQEVVSFLEAVGIDADIERAEENKKVRAGRGKTRGRKYKTPKSILFVTSEEPSRAARNLAGADVATAREVNAEDLAPGTQAGRLTVWTESALEEVADR, from the coding sequence ATGCAGGCAACAGTACGTGACCTGAACGGCGAGGACGCTGATACGGTCGACCTGCCGGACGTGTTCGACACGACCGTCCGCACCGACCTCATCAAGCGTGCCGTGCTCGCCGCACAGGCAAACCGGAAACAGGACTACGGTACCGACCCCCACGCCGGGATGCGTACGTCCGCCGAGTCGCCGGGAAGTGGCCGCGGTATGGCCCACATCCCGCGAACGAACGGCCGGGCCGCTCGTGTGCCCAGCGCCGTCGGTGGCCGACCCGCACACCCGCCGAAAGCGGAGAAAGACCGCTCCCTCTCCATCAACAAGAAGGAGCGCAAACTCGCAGTCCGCAGCGCCATCGCGGCGACCGCGGACGCGGAACTCGTCGCGGAGCGCGGACACGACTTCGACGAGGAGACGGAACTCCCCCTCGTCGTGAGCGACGACTTCGAAGACCTCGTGAAGACGCAAGAGGTCGTCTCCTTCCTCGAAGCGGTCGGCATCGACGCCGACATCGAACGCGCGGAGGAGAACAAGAAGGTTCGCGCCGGACGCGGGAAGACCCGTGGCCGCAAGTACAAGACGCCGAAGTCGATTCTGTTCGTCACCAGCGAGGAACCGTCGCGCGCAGCGCGGAACCTCGCCGGTGCCGACGTCGCGACGGCGCGTGAGGTCAACGCGGAAGACCTCGCCCCCGGGACGCAGGCAGGACGACTGACCGTCTGGACCGAGAGCGCACTCGAAGAGGTGGCAGACCGATGA
- a CDS encoding 50S ribosomal protein L3, with the protein MPETSRPRKGSLGFGPRKRATSEVPRFNSWPDSDGQPSLQGFAGYKAGMTHVVMVNDEANSPREGMEETVPVTIVETPPMRAVALRAYEDTPYGKKPMTEVWGSEFHDELDRTLNVPENHDADAAEDELRAAIEAGDVADLRVITHTVPSDLKNVPKKRPDVMETRVGGGSISDRADFALELLEDGGEHDITDVFRAGEYLDTSGVTKGKGTQGPVKRWGVQKRKGKHARQGWRRRIGNLGPWNPSRVRSTVPQLGQTGYHQRTELNKRLISLGDDDEASVDGGFVNYGEVDGPYALIKGSVPGPNKRLVRFRPAVRPTDQPRLDPEVRYVSTESNQG; encoded by the coding sequence ATGCCAGAAACAAGCAGACCACGCAAAGGTTCGCTGGGCTTCGGCCCCCGTAAGCGCGCGACGAGCGAAGTTCCGCGCTTCAACTCGTGGCCCGACAGTGACGGTCAGCCGTCGCTGCAGGGATTCGCGGGTTACAAGGCTGGAATGACCCACGTGGTGATGGTCAACGACGAGGCAAACTCCCCCCGAGAAGGGATGGAGGAGACCGTGCCGGTCACCATCGTCGAAACGCCCCCGATGCGGGCCGTCGCTCTTCGAGCCTACGAAGACACGCCGTACGGGAAGAAACCAATGACGGAAGTGTGGGGTTCGGAGTTCCACGACGAACTCGACCGCACGCTCAACGTTCCGGAGAACCACGACGCCGACGCCGCGGAGGACGAACTCCGCGCGGCCATCGAGGCAGGCGACGTGGCTGACCTCCGGGTCATCACACACACCGTTCCCAGCGACCTCAAGAACGTGCCGAAGAAACGACCGGACGTCATGGAAACGCGAGTCGGCGGCGGCTCCATCTCGGACCGCGCCGATTTCGCCCTCGAACTACTCGAAGACGGCGGGGAACACGACATCACAGACGTGTTCCGCGCGGGCGAGTACCTCGATACCAGTGGCGTCACGAAAGGAAAAGGAACGCAGGGTCCCGTCAAGCGATGGGGCGTCCAGAAGCGGAAGGGCAAACACGCCCGCCAAGGCTGGAGACGCCGCATCGGTAACCTCGGCCCGTGGAATCCGTCGCGCGTTCGCTCGACGGTTCCGCAGCTGGGTCAGACCGGGTACCACCAGCGTACCGAACTCAACAAGCGTCTCATCTCCCTCGGCGACGACGACGAGGCCTCCGTCGACGGTGGCTTCGTCAACTACGGCGAGGTGGATGGTCCGTACGCGCTGATCAAGGGTTCGGTGCCGGGCCCGAACAAGCGCCTCGTGCGCTTCCGCCCTGCCGTTCGACCGACCGACCAACCGCGCCTCGACCCCGAGGTGCGCTACGTAAGTACGGAGTCCAACCAGGGATAA
- a CDS encoding putative RNA uridine N3 methyltransferase: MTVSILVPSSLVREAEDKREATRKIGYVARAATVFRADRLVVFPDGEGERKWGAGFVETILKYAATPPYLRKEVFGRRDELEYAGILPPLRATSQTGSESEGSGSLRQGIVTEVGPEGRVRVNCGLQHPISLVVPSQMTVGEGERVTVRISSRRPVRAKLVDAPVPGLTVTRMDLSAALDRDDAGVRIATSRYGEPLSVGRLEEVVTRTNRDGMTVAFGSPGRGLPEIFGVPPEGISAVESGVPARFDLWLNTVPNQGSEVIRTEEAMFASLASLTLNIE; the protein is encoded by the coding sequence ATGACCGTCAGCATACTCGTACCATCGTCCCTCGTCCGGGAAGCCGAAGACAAACGCGAGGCAACTCGCAAAATCGGCTACGTCGCCCGCGCGGCGACCGTATTCCGGGCGGACCGCTTGGTCGTCTTCCCCGACGGGGAAGGCGAACGCAAGTGGGGCGCTGGATTCGTCGAAACCATACTGAAGTACGCCGCCACACCGCCCTACCTTCGAAAGGAGGTATTCGGAAGGCGGGACGAATTGGAGTACGCGGGCATCCTACCGCCGCTCCGCGCCACATCACAGACCGGCTCCGAATCGGAGGGTTCGGGGTCGTTAAGACAGGGAATCGTGACCGAGGTCGGACCTGAAGGGCGCGTTCGGGTCAATTGCGGACTGCAACACCCGATCTCACTCGTCGTTCCGTCGCAAATGACGGTCGGCGAGGGAGAACGCGTTACCGTCAGGATCTCTTCGAGAAGACCGGTCCGTGCGAAGCTCGTGGACGCCCCCGTTCCGGGGCTCACAGTGACGCGCATGGACCTCTCGGCGGCCCTCGACCGCGACGATGCTGGCGTCAGAATCGCCACATCGCGTTACGGAGAACCGCTCTCCGTCGGACGGCTTGAAGAAGTCGTCACGCGAACGAACCGCGACGGAATGACCGTCGCGTTCGGTTCGCCGGGTCGAGGACTGCCGGAGATATTCGGGGTCCCCCCCGAAGGTATCTCCGCGGTCGAATCCGGCGTACCAGCCCGGTTCGACCTCTGGCTGAATACGGTTCCGAACCAAGGCAGCGAGGTCATACGAACTGAAGAAGCGATGTTCGCCTCCCTCGCAAGCCTTACCCTCAACATCGAGTGA
- a CDS encoding pyridoxamine 5'-phosphate oxidase family protein yields MQGLRWVQMTDEELNDFLGIGGTGVISFSTADEKSPFSLPVSYGYYGETGDFYFRLAVPPSSEKTDWIDRPMSFVTYEETDEGYRSVVATGRLEEVADLPYDSAAVQQMWGVKIPLVDIFEQPPSEVEFYQFRLVPNRVSGRKEVPSED; encoded by the coding sequence ATGCAGGGGCTTCGGTGGGTGCAGATGACGGACGAAGAGCTGAACGACTTCCTCGGAATCGGCGGAACGGGCGTCATTTCGTTTTCGACGGCGGACGAGAAGTCGCCGTTCTCACTGCCGGTGTCGTACGGCTACTACGGGGAGACGGGCGATTTCTACTTCCGTCTCGCCGTGCCGCCGAGCAGCGAAAAGACGGATTGGATCGACCGACCCATGTCGTTCGTCACGTACGAGGAGACGGACGAGGGGTATCGAAGCGTCGTCGCGACCGGCCGACTCGAAGAGGTGGCCGACTTGCCGTACGATTCGGCCGCCGTCCAGCAAATGTGGGGCGTGAAGATTCCGCTCGTGGATATCTTCGAACAGCCGCCCTCGGAGGTGGAGTTCTACCAGTTCCGCCTCGTTCCCAATCGGGTGTCGGGTCGGAAGGAAGTACCGTCCGAAGACTGA
- a CDS encoding MTH1187 family thiamine-binding protein: MTVIALLSVAPVIEGSMASEVSKAVAALDDFDVSYETNPMGTVIEADSTDELFAAAQAAHEAVDGDRVSTVLKIDDKRARDQRAREKVEAVEAELGREAKRER, translated from the coding sequence ATGACGGTAATCGCACTGCTGTCGGTCGCACCGGTCATCGAGGGAAGCATGGCGAGCGAAGTCTCAAAGGCGGTGGCCGCGCTGGACGACTTCGACGTCTCCTACGAGACGAATCCGATGGGCACCGTTATCGAAGCCGATTCGACGGACGAACTGTTCGCGGCGGCACAGGCCGCCCACGAAGCCGTTGACGGCGACCGCGTGAGTACGGTGCTTAAAATAGACGATAAGCGTGCCCGCGACCAGCGCGCACGCGAGAAGGTCGAAGCCGTCGAGGCCGAACTGGGACGGGAGGCGAAACGCGAGCGCTGA
- the mch gene encoding methenyltetrahydromethanopterin cyclohydrolase, with translation MESLNRMALELVDEAIDFADELNVAAYELDNEATVLDFGVEENGGMEAGLLLAELQTAGLATIQTRMGDVAGAPIPHVELSTDHPAVALLCSQKAGWELGVEGFEGLGSGPARALVAEEDEYRRVGYTDAFDFAVLAVESDTLPTEDVAEHVADLAEVKPNSVYLPTFATGSMAGSITVASRAAELAVFRLTELGYDPLDIRSAMGSAPVAPVSYDEATAIGRTNDALAYGGKVHLTVAEEFDRFDELPSSASEEYGTTFETFFDDADWNFEEIPESVFAPAQVTVDVVNGPTHVLGETNDDLLKTSFDL, from the coding sequence ATGGAGAGTCTCAACCGGATGGCGCTCGAACTCGTTGACGAGGCCATCGACTTCGCGGACGAACTGAACGTCGCCGCGTACGAACTGGACAACGAGGCAACCGTCCTCGACTTCGGCGTCGAAGAGAACGGCGGAATGGAGGCGGGACTCCTCCTCGCCGAACTCCAGACGGCCGGACTGGCGACGATACAGACCCGGATGGGCGACGTAGCGGGTGCACCGATTCCGCACGTCGAACTCTCGACCGACCACCCAGCGGTCGCCCTGCTCTGTTCGCAGAAGGCGGGCTGGGAACTCGGCGTCGAGGGCTTCGAGGGGCTCGGAAGCGGCCCCGCACGTGCGCTGGTCGCCGAAGAGGACGAATACCGCCGCGTCGGTTACACGGACGCGTTCGACTTCGCCGTTCTCGCCGTCGAATCCGACACGCTCCCGACGGAGGACGTCGCGGAGCACGTCGCCGACCTCGCGGAGGTGAAACCGAACTCGGTCTACCTGCCGACGTTCGCAACCGGGAGCATGGCGGGAAGCATCACCGTCGCGTCGCGGGCCGCCGAACTCGCCGTCTTCCGCCTGACGGAACTCGGATACGACCCGCTCGACATCCGCTCCGCGATGGGGTCCGCTCCGGTCGCACCCGTCAGTTACGACGAGGCGACGGCCATCGGCCGGACGAACGACGCGCTGGCCTACGGCGGCAAAGTCCACCTCACCGTGGCCGAGGAGTTCGACCGCTTCGACGAACTGCCGTCCAGCGCGAGCGAGGAGTACGGCACGACGTTCGAGACGTTCTTCGACGACGCGGACTGGAACTTCGAGGAAATCCCGGAAAGCGTCTTCGCCCCGGCACAGGTGACGGTGGACGTGGTGAACGGGCCGACGCACGTCCTCGGGGAAACGAACGACGACCTCTTGAAGACCAGTTTCGACCTGTGA
- a CDS encoding DUF4037 domain-containing protein — MTYLRDAAAGLADEIVAADDVLGVLLHGSVALGHADDHSDVELRVVATPDAVAARDSTGETRQHDGVFVELDWTTLDRIEADLADWDDDTALYVHANADVLADPTGVVTDLLGRYDDYPATVREEKCFSYWYHATGNAPLDSGLAFRRDDSLTAELSLRRAVEGYMALPFLLDGRFVPYRKWRRAELSTLSWTPTAFESRLETVVLGDDAEEKQAVVSKLMTDFERRLLDFGLSERRVLKPYLFEPEYDPV, encoded by the coding sequence ATGACATACCTTCGTGACGCGGCGGCCGGACTCGCCGACGAAATCGTCGCGGCGGACGACGTTCTCGGTGTTCTGCTCCACGGTTCGGTCGCGCTCGGGCACGCGGACGACCACTCGGACGTCGAACTCCGCGTCGTCGCCACGCCGGACGCGGTTGCCGCCCGCGATAGCACCGGAGAAACGCGCCAACACGACGGCGTGTTCGTCGAACTCGACTGGACGACCCTCGACCGTATCGAAGCCGACCTCGCCGATTGGGACGACGACACCGCGCTGTACGTTCACGCGAACGCGGACGTGCTCGCCGACCCGACCGGTGTCGTGACCGACCTGCTCGGCCGATACGACGACTATCCGGCGACGGTGCGCGAGGAGAAGTGTTTCAGCTACTGGTATCACGCGACCGGCAACGCACCGTTGGATTCCGGATTGGCGTTCCGACGCGACGACTCACTGACGGCGGAACTGTCCCTCCGTCGGGCGGTCGAGGGGTACATGGCGCTCCCCTTCCTGCTCGACGGTCGATTCGTGCCCTACCGGAAGTGGCGACGCGCGGAACTTTCGACCCTCTCGTGGACGCCGACGGCGTTCGAATCTAGGCTCGAAACGGTCGTTCTGGGGGACGACGCGGAGGAAAAGCAAGCGGTGGTCTCGAAGCTCATGACCGACTTCGAACGTCGGTTACTCGATTTCGGCCTGTCGGAACGCCGCGTGCTGAAACCGTATCTGTTCGAACCGGAGTACGACCCCGTATGA